From Megalops cyprinoides isolate fMegCyp1 chromosome 18, fMegCyp1.pri, whole genome shotgun sequence, one genomic window encodes:
- the gba3 gene encoding cytosolic beta-glucosidase, with the protein MSIKENVFPSDFAWGAATAAYQIEGAWNADGKGPSIWDTFCHGKGRVYENQNGDVACNSYELWEEDLRCIKQLGLTHYRFSLSWSRLLPDGTTGHINQKGVSYYNRVINDLLASNVTPMVTLYHFDLPQALQDQGGWTSAHIADAFNSYAVFCFGTFGDRVKLWLTLNEPAVCAKLGHEDGLHAPGLRDPGAAAYLVGHNMLRAHAKAWHSYHALFRPEQRGLVSLALSSDWAEPLDPGSPQDAAAKERYMAFTFGWFASPVFMTGDYPAVMRSRIDARSRAQGFLSSRLPGFSEGEPSVLGTADFFALNYYTSRRVRPASPPSGTPSLKSDQGAEGVLDPSWPMCGVSWLAVVPDGLRKLLKHIKDTCNNPAVYITENGFSQVGPVDLEDSQRCGFYRDTLLEVSKAIHEDGVDVRGYFAWSLLDNFEWSDGFSVRFGLFHVDFEHPKLTRTMYCSGGEYAKIIARNGFPSSTQS; encoded by the exons ATGTCTATCAAGGAAAACGTTTTCCCGAGTGACTTTGCGTGGGGAGCAGCGACAGCAGCTTATCAAATAGAGG GGGCCTGGAATGCAGACGGCAAGGGTCCAAGCATTTGGGACACTTTCTGTCATGGAAAAGGCCGGGTGTACGAGAATCAAAACGGAGATGTAGCCTGTAACAGCTACGAGCTGTGGGAGGAAGACCTGCGCTGCATAAAGCAATTAGGACTGACACACTACCGTTTCTCACTGTCCTGGTCTCGCCTGCTACCTGATGGAACAACGGGACACATTAACCAGAAAG GGGTTAGTTACTATAACAGAGTGATAAACGATTTGCTAGCCAGCAATGTCACGCCCATGGTTACGCTGTATCACTTTGACCTGCCTCAAGCACTGCAGGATCAGGGCGGGTGGACATCCGCGCACATCGCGGACGCCTTCAACAGCTACGCCGTGTTCTGCTTCGGGACCTTTGGGGACAGAGTGAAACTGTGGCTCACCCTGAACGAGCCTGCTGTCTGCGCCAAGCTGGGCCACGAGGACGGCCTCCACGCCCCGGGGCTCAGGGACCCGGGAGCGGCCGCCTATCTGGTGGGTCACAACATGCTGCGGGCGCACGCCAAGGCCTGGCACAGCTACCACGCCCTCTTCAGGCCGGAGCAGAGGGGATTAGTGTCGCTGGCGCTCAGCAGCGACTGGGCGGAGCCGCTGGACCCGGGCAGCCCCCAGGACGCGGCTGCCAAGGAGAGATACATGGCGTTCACGTTCGGCTGGTTCGCCAGCCCCGTTTTCATGACTGGAGACTATCCAGCCGTGATGAGGTCCCGGATAGACGCCAGGAGCCGAGCGCAGGGCTTTCTGTCCTCCCGGCTGCCAGGATTCTCCGAAGGAGAGCCCAGCGTTCTGGGCACCGCCGACTTTTTCGCTCTGAACTATTACACGTCCCGCAGAGTGAGGCCCGCAAGCCCTCCCTCGGGGACACCGAGTTTAAAGAGCGACCAGGGCGCTGAGGGAGTACTGGACCCGTCCTGGCCCATGTGTGGGGTCTCTTGGCTGGCTGTGGTTCCAGACGGCTTGCGCAAGTTGCTGAAGCACATTAAg GACACGTGCAACAACCCTGCTGTGTACATTACAGAGAATGGCTTCTCACAGGTGGGACCTGTTGACCTGGAAGACTCCCAACGCTGTGGATTCTACCGGGACACCCTCCTGGAGGTCTCTAAAG caATCCATGAAGATGGAGTTGATGTCAGAGGCTACTTCGCCTGGTCCCTCCTGGATAATTTCGAATGGTCTGACGGGTTCAGCGTTCGATTCGGCCTGTTTCACGTGGACTTTGAACATCCGAAGCTGACACGCACCATGTACTGCTCAGGAGGAGAGTATGCCAAAATCATCGCAAGAAATGGTTTCCCTTCCAGCACACAAAGCTGA